A window of the Arachis duranensis cultivar V14167 chromosome 5, aradu.V14167.gnm2.J7QH, whole genome shotgun sequence genome harbors these coding sequences:
- the LOC107488272 gene encoding homeobox protein BEL1 homolog, whose product MARAVCEEKSREMVSSSGGFCYSGTTMEGLVGDPADMFNNLTSGMDMVGFSKNVDSNNPHMWKALFGKQGPSSRSINNDSSSASFYQQQQVDDDSSWQENRLVVDDSSLRCVFPCEGNERPSQGLSLSLSSTNPSSIGLQSFELRQTTHPQSQPYYAYQNFANNNNKAAASSSSTSAYQGHLMLKNSKYLVPAQDLLNEFCSLAIKHKSNNNNHQHWEDHDSSKKPSPTSIEFLELQKRKTKLLSMLEEVDRRYKNYRIQMKAVVSSFEAVAGNGAATVYTALAQKAMSKYFRNLKDAIMGQIQATRKAMGEKDPVAPGTTKGETPRLKIIDQALRQQRAFQQMSMMETHPWRPQRGLPERSVSVLRAWLFEHFLHPYPSDVDKHILARQTGLSRSQVSNWFINARVRLWKPMVEEMYMEELKEQENMMASSEGADDPDLHLPSSRSEDQKPSVVVGMESDQCASSSMLNNIKNDPKSSHNNPEEECLGRVMDTFGSVELDFSSYTQQQQQQQQGFNGVSLTLGLQQHGGSGVSLAFPPPPVSSHHSSLFYATTRDQIMDSCPPSSSSIVHHYSLVDGEPQNLPYRNLMGAQLLHDLAG is encoded by the exons ATGGCTCGAGCAGTGTGCGAAGAGAAATCGAGGGAGATGGTGTCATCATCAGGTGGTTTCTGTTACTCGGGGACGACGATGGAAGGGTTGGTGGGGGACCCTGCAGACATGTTCAACAACCTCACCAGTGGCATGGACATGGTAGGGTTTTCGAAGAATGTTGATAGCAACAACCCTCACATGTGGAAGGCTTTGTTTGGGAAACAAGGGCCTTCCAGTAGGAGCATCAACAACGATTCTTCTTCAGCCTCCTTCTACCAACAGCAACAGGTTGATGATGATTCATCGTGGCAGGAGAACAGGTTGGTGGTTGACGATTCATCTCTGAGGTGTGTGTTCCCATGTGAAGGAAACGAGAGGCCAAGTCAAGGTCTCTCGCTCTCTCTAAGTTCAACCAATCCCTCATCCATTGGCTTGCAATCTTTTGAGCTCAGACAAACCACTCACCCTCAGTCTCAGCCTTATTATGCATATCAAAATtttgctaataataataataaagctgCAGCTTCCTCCTCATCTACTAGTGCTTATCAAGGACACTTGATGCTCAAGAACTCCAAGTACTTAGTTCCAGCACAGGATCTTCTCAACGAGTTTTGTAGCCTGGCCATAAAGCACAagtccaacaacaacaaccaccagCACTGGGAAGATCACGATTCCTCAAAGAAGCCTTCTCCTACCTCTATTGAATTCCTGGAGCTGCAAAAGCGAAAGACCAAACTGCTTTCCATGCTCGAAGAG GTTGACAGGAGATACAAGAACTACCGGATTCAGATGAAGGCGGTGGTGTCTTCCTTTGAGGCGGTGGCTGGGAACGGTGCTGCCACGGTTTACACGGCTTTGGCACAGAAAGCCATGTCTAAATATTTCAGGAACTTGAAGGATGCGATAATGGGGCAGATTCAGGCGACAAGAAAGGCCATGGGAGAGAAAGATCCAGTTGCACCAGGCACCACCAAGGGCGAAACCCCGAGGCTGAAGATCATTGACCAAGCTTTGAGGCAGCAAAGGGCATTCCAGCAAATGAGCATGATGGAAACTCATCCATGGAGACCTCAGCGTGGCCTTCCCGAGCGCTCCGTTTCTGTTCTTCGTGCTTGGCTCTTTGAGCATTTCCTCCATCC TTACCCAAGCGACGTTGATAAACATATTCTAGCCCGCCAAACTGGCCTATCAAGAAGCCAG GTTTCAAACTGGTTTATCAACGCAAGGGTTCGTCTGTGGAAGCCAATGGTGGAGGAAATGTACATGGAGGAAttgaaggaacaagaaaatatgatgGCTTCTTCGGAGGGTGCTGACGACCCGGACCTCCACCTGCCATCATCACGATCGGAGGATCAGAAGCCAAGCGTAGTGGTTGGAATGGAGTCCGATCAGTGTGCGTCATCATCCATGCTCAACAACATAAAAAACGACCCAAAGAGCAGCCATAATAATCCGGAAGAAGAATGCTTGGGGCGAGTGATGGACACGTTTGGATCGGTGGAGCTTGATTTCTCTTCATACacgcagcagcagcagcagcaacagcaGGGTTTCAATGGGGTTTCTTTAACTCTAGGGTTACAACAGCACGGTGGAAGCGGGGTGAGCCTGGCGTTCCCTCCTCCTCCGGTGAGCAGTCATCATAGCTCGCTCTTCTACGCAACAACCAGGGATCAGATAATGGACAGCTGTCCACCCTCATCGTCATCTATAGTTCATCACTACTCTCTTGTTGATGGCGAACCACAAAATCTTCCTTACAGGAATCTCATGGGTGCACAGTTGCTTCATGACCTCGCTggctaa
- the LOC107488273 gene encoding uncharacterized protein LOC107488273 produces MLSDCYLHCKTSTMKDSSEKLIWDQKSAPQTRASPTAKMMVWTILFVSLTYVLYTFKLVSTSTTCTHGPFSINRISSSSSPSNATVHSPIGSSSPTDLRHVVFGIAASSKLWEHRKNYIKLWYKPKLMRGVVWLDDRVKTHRKEGLPPVKISTDTSNFPYTNKLGHRSALRISRIVTETLRLGLKDVRWFVMGDDDTVFVTENLLRILRKYDHNQYYYIGSLSESHLQNIFFSYGMAYGGGGFAISYPLAKALQKMQDRCIKRYPALYGSDDRMQACMAELGVPLTKEIGFHQYDVYGNLFGLLAAHPVTPLVSLHHLDVVEPIFPNATRVEALKRLTIPMKLDSAALIQQSICYDKNSRWTVSVSWGFAVQIFRGMFSAREMEMPSRTFLNWYRRADYTAYAFNTRPVSRNPCQKPFVFYFSKATFNSTQQLTLTRYERHRVPHPECRWRMPDPSAIDNVIVYKKPDPHLWDRAPRRNCCRVIKSNHQGTMVIDVGVCKSGEVTEI; encoded by the exons ATGCTCAGTGATTGTTATCTTCATTGCAAGACAAGCACAATGAAGGATTCATCAGAAAAACTGATTTGGGATCAGAAAAGCGCACCACAGACACGAGCCTCTCCCACAGCAAAGATGATGGTGTGGACCATCCTCTTCGTTTCCCTCACCTACGTTCTCTACACCTTCAAGCTCGTAAGCACCTCCACCACCTGCACCCACGGTCCATTCTCCATCAACCGCATCTCCTCTTCTTCGTCTCCCTCCAATGCCACTGTGCATTCCCCCATCGGCTCATCCTCCCCCACCGACCTTCGCCACGTCGTGTTCGGAATCGCCGCCTCCTCCAAGCTCTGGGAGCATCGCAAGAACTACATCAAGCTGTGGTACAAGCCCAAGTTGATGAGAGGGGTGGTCTGGCTCGACGACCGAGTCAAGACCCACCGCAAAGAAGGCCTACCGCCGGTGAAGATCTCCACCGACACCTCCAACTTCCCTTACACCAACAAGCTGGGCCACCGCTCCGCCCTCCGAATATCGCGGATCGTGACGGAGACTCTCCGCCTGGGCCTGAAGGACGTCCGGTGGTTCGTGATGGGGGACGACGACACCGTCTTCGTCACGGAGAACCTTCTCAGAATTCTTCGGAAATACGACCACAACCAATACTATTACATCGGTAGCTTGTCGGAGAGCCACTTGCAGAACATATTCTTCTCTTACGGCATGGCGTACGGCGGCGGCGGCTTCGCCATCAGCTACCCTCTTGCGAAGGCTCTGCAGAAGATGCAAGACCGATGCATTAAACGTTACCCTGCTCTGTACGGCTCAGATGACAGAATGCAAGCTTGTATGGCGGAACTCGGTGTTCCACTCACAAAAGAAATCGGTTTTCATCAATACGACGTGTATGGGAACCTCTTCGGGCTTCTTGCCGCACACCCTGTGACGCCATTGGTATCACTCCACCACCTGGACGTTGTTGAGCCAATATTTCCCAACGCCACTCGGGTGGAAGCTCTGAAACGCCTCACCATTCCCATGAAGCTTGATTCCGCCGCCCTCATCCAGCAATCCATCTGCTACGACAAGAACAGCCGCTGGACTGTTTCCGTTTCTTGGGGGTTCGCCGTTCAGATATTCCGCGGCATGTTCTCGGCACGCGAAATGGAGATGCCTTCTAGAACCTTCTTGAATTGGTATAGGAGGGCGGACTACACTGCCTATGCTTTCAACACGCGTCCCGTTAGCAGAAACCCGTGTCAGAAGCCATTTGTTTTCTATTTCTCCAAAGCCACATTCAATTCCACACAGCAACTCACTCTCACTCGATACGAAAGACACCGTGTCCCTCATCCTGAGTGCCGCTGGAGGATGCCTGACCCTTCTGCTATCGACAATGTCATCGTCTACAAGAAACCGGACCCCCATCTTTGGGATAGA GCGCCTAGGAGAAACTGTTGCAGGGTCATCAAGTCCAACCACCAAGGAACAATGGTCATTGATGTGGGTGTATGTAAGAGCGGTGAGGTTACCGAAATTTAA
- the LOC107488133 gene encoding uncharacterized protein LOC107488133: MLCYYIKWPYLHVLQGNVSVTKNQNIEMNIASVKFPISASCRGINSDITKRLAFKRPCNLHGMSFKSIALRKSWVSSRISAIGSKGDSNNYRHNSSPAEKVDEFYICINEKKLKQLGECVSRDACFYDFAFTKPFKGKKEVMQFLEQLSCSMGKNVKFKVRQICQGQHDDDDDDDGFTAAANWHLEWKEEQIPFTRGCSFFKLSRQGENIVIRRAEIVIESPIKPGGIVLTLLKTLTSLFDDFPQLAEWFLRSPHAILRWIMKIYNIFVAPLVTPLLDGYIRLWSITVRLFSYAFNILIFISKYFIK, encoded by the exons ATgttatgttattatattaaGTGGCCATATTTACATGTTCTTCAAGGTAATGTCTCGGTaaccaaaaatcaaaatatagaaATGAATATTGCTAGTGTCAAATTCCCAATCAGCGCCTCATGTCGGGGAATAAACTCAGATATCACAAAGAGGCTTGCTTTCAAAAGACCATGCAATTTGCATGGCAtgagtttcaaaagcattgcCCTACGCAAATCTTGGGTTAGCAGTAGAATTTCTGCCATTGGATCAAAgggagattccaacaattacaGGCATAACTCCTCTCCGGCAGAAAAAGTTGATGAATTCTACATATGTATCAACGAGAAAAAGCTAAAGCAACTGGGTGAATGTGTATCTAGAGATGCTTGTTTTTATGACTTTGCCTTCACCAAACCGTTCAAAGGAAAGAAG GAAGTGATGCAATTCTTAGAGCAGCTTAGTTGTAGCATGGGCAAAAATGTCAAATTCAAAGTTAGACAAATATGCCAAGGAcaacatgatgatgatgatgatgatgatggttttACGGCTGCAGCTAATTGGCACTTGG AATGGAAAGAAGAACAGATCCCATTCACCAGAGGTTGCAGCTTCTTCAAGTTATCAAGACAAGGAGAAAACATCGTCATTAG GAGAGCTGAAATAGTAATTGAATCCCCAATCAAGCCAGGAGGCATAGTTCTG ACTCTGTTGAAGACTCTGACTTCATTATTTGATGACTTCCCACAGTTAGCTGAAT GGTTCTTAAGGAGTCCTCATGCAATACTTAGATGGATAATGAAAATATACAATATATTTGTAGCACCTTTAGTGACTCCACTACTTGACGGTTACATAAGGCTTTGGAGCATCACGGTTCGATTGTTTAGCTATGCATTCAACATACTCATTTTCATTTCCAAGTATTTCATCAAGTAG
- the LOC107488134 gene encoding uncharacterized protein LOC107488134: MGCDGELNCRIVREYYMRGLTALLVPSKYRFNQMYPLMKNASQGTFGSSTPKKQEKNESCGEMGIAANKDMVDPIATFSRPPPLPPVIGPLVLLTLLDSWWNHDDSN; the protein is encoded by the exons ATGGGTTGCGACGGTGAACT gaACTGCAGGATAGTTAGAGAGTACTACATGCGTGGACTTACTGCACTTTTGGTACCTTCAAAATACAGATTCAACCAAATGTACCCGCTGATGAAGAACGCATCACAGG GTACATTTGGGAGTTCAACAcctaaaaaacaagaaaagaatgaatcTTGTGGGGAAATGGGGATTGCTGCCAACAAGGACATGGTTGATCCAATTGCCACCTTTAGCAGGCCTCCTCCACTCCCTCCTGTTATAGGACCATTGGTTCTTCTCACTCTGCTAGATTCATGGTGGAACCATGATGATTCCAATTGA